A segment of the Bos taurus isolate L1 Dominette 01449 registration number 42190680 breed Hereford chromosome 19, ARS-UCD2.0, whole genome shotgun sequence genome:
CGCTGGGACCAGTTtcgtggggagggaggtggtccCGCCTGTCTCGCTGCGCAGTGAGCTGAGGACCGGCTTCCAGATGACTTTTCCGGCTTGGGCTGGCGGACGCGTGCGCGCGCGGCCCGGGCTGTGGGCGGGCCCAGGGGCGGGGCAGGGACCCGGCGAGAGCCGCCCGGAgccgtgggggcggggcggggcgaggccgggggcggggcgaggCCGGGGGCGGAGCGAGGCCGGGGGCGCGCGAGCCCGGGGAGTCGAGGCGCGCGGTCTGGGGTCGGGCCAGACCCGCGCGCGCGAGCCCGGGGTCTACGTGGGCACGCGGGCGGCGTGGGTGcgcgggggcaggcccaggcgGCAAGCGGTCCCTTGTTGGCTGGACGGGCGGCAGGCCGGCCTGGGGCGGGCCGGGATGGCGCCTCCTCCGCCGCCGCCCCAGCTGTTGCTCCTGGCCGCCCTGGCGGGACTCCTGGGTCCCCGTGAGGTAAGGCGACCCGCTGCCGAGAAGCTTTCGGCCCGGGGTCTCCAAGTGCTTTGCCAGAAGGAGGGGCGTGCCGAGAGGGGAACTCGGAGTTCTCCCTTGGAGTGCTGGGCCTgggagggagagggcagagcCCTCTCCGAGGCCAAACAACCCAGCTTTTCTGCGCCTTGAACCCACAGGTGGTGGCTGAACCGGCGGCGGAGGAGGCGGGAGCCCGTTGTCCCGAGGGCCTGTGGCCTCTGCCCCCACAGGTGGGAGCCTGGAGGGCGGTGGGAGAGAGGAGCGTGAAGGGGTAGCGCAGTCCCGCCCTGGCCTCGCGGTGCCCTCCACAGCCATCCTCTGAGCACCTTGTTCCTTTGGCCCTCGTCACCAGCGTCACCATCCCAACGTGACAGCACGGGCCTGCTGTCGtgtcccacccccatccccccagcAGAGTCCCCCGGGGCCTCTCAGTTCTCTTGTCTCCCTGGTACAGGTGTCACCAAGAGTGACCTACACACGGATGCGGCCACAGCAGGTGAGTACAAGCAGGAGGCATCCTCGGGGTCTGTGCTGGAAACAGCCAGCTCCCTGCAGGCTCCACCTCTTCTGCTCACTAGCTCCATTCTTTACTGCTCCCCACTCCAGGAGGAGACCTTAGTGCTCTTAGTCCTAGGACAGTGAGCTTAGGCCTCTGTCTTCTGCAGCGAGGTGTCAGGAATGCTATGAGTAGCTAGCTGTGTGGGCAGGAGGCTGCAAGGGGGTTGAGAGTCCTAGGAGAAAACAACCTGTGCTCTAgctctgctgtgtgactttggaagTCTCTGACTTATCTGGGCCCTGCTTTCCTGTGAGAGAGGTTCTTAGTggttattatgggcttcccaggtggcactggtggtaaagaatccacctgtcaatgcaggatatgcaagagagttgggttcaatccctgtgtcaggaagatccatggagtaggaaatggtaatccactccagtattcttccctggagaattccatggacagaggagcctggcaggctacagcccaggggggTCACAGCTGCGCACACAGGCTCCCCTTGAGGAGTAAACAAATTGCGTGGGATAGCCCTTTGGAAAACAGGAAGCTGTAaggagtgtgtgagtgtgtaatgggcttccctggtggctcagtggtaaggaacccgcctgtaatgcaggagatgtgggttcgatcctgggctgggaagatcccctggggaaggaaatggcaacccactctagtattcttgcctgggaaatcccacgaacagaggagtctggtgggctatcgtccatggggtcaaaaagagtcagacacgacttagcaagtaaacagcaacaaggagtgtgtgtatgtcaggTTACCGACCACACCTTGGGTTCTccttgtgtgcctgtgtgtttcACTGCCAGTGGTTGGatagcttctctgtccttttgtttttccttttgaaataccTGTTTTTGATCCTTGTAATATCTCCAAGCCAGAAGAGCTCATGCCACCTATCCGTTTCCTTTCCCCAAACAGCCCTTTTCATTGCAAACTGTTCAGAAACCAGTGGCTCCTCATTTCCCACCTTATCGTGGCCCCACCCCCCTGTCTGGTTTTTCTGGCTCTACCTGGTTCAGTAAGCGTCGTGTAACCTCTCCACAGCTTTGGTTCCCCTTCAGTCATGTTGGTCTGCTCACCACCCATGAGTGTGAGGCTCCTTCCCCTCTATACCTGGCCTGACCTGACTTGAAGGGGGGCAGCTCCCTGCCCTCCTGCCATCCATCCCTACCCTTCTTTAAGGCCCAGGGCAGGAGTCAGCTCTCCCTTGAGACCTTGCCTGAGCTCATTAGCCCTTATTTATTCATCACCTTCTCCAAATTTGTGTAATGCTTGAAATCGTCTCATAATTTAACTGCTAATCACTTTGCGCTTTATTAGTTTGCTCGTTCATTTGCATTAGTCCTGTTTCCCTGAGTTTCCTTTGTATTCCCTGCAAGCGGAGCCCAGGAGTTCTCTTTTGGCATCTCCTACAGCCTCTGGCACAAATGACGAGCATCAGGTCAGCTCAATCAAAGAATGATTCATAACTGAAGTGTTTCCATCCTGAGATTGTGCACCTGCTGCCTGTGTGCCCTGTATTCGGATGCTTTGGGGagactgaacatatatatatagatgggTCAATACGTAGAAGGCCTAGTCTCTCTTTGTGGGGGTGGTTACAGCCTAGGTGGGGACCTGTAGAGCCAGGTGCAGAGGAACATAGCTAAAGAGGGTGGTCTGAGTCTGGCAGGGTTAACCACACATGTTGTCGTGGAAGCTATGACCTTTGAGGGGTGGCACTGCTTGGAGAGGAGGGATGAAAGGAATGCTCAGAGGCAAGTATCACACCAGTATCCAGGGCTCTTGATCCTTTCCTGAGCCCAGAAGGTGGGAGGGTCATCTGGTCATCCTGGGAGTCCCTTGAAGTTGGCTCCCCAGGATGGGAGAACTTGGAACTCTCAGGAGGGACCTGGGCCCGGCTTGACGTCTTCATGCCTTTCCTGCAGTCTGAGGACGTCAGCTTCCTCTACCACCCCTGTGCCCACCCCTGGCTGAAGCTCCAGCTTGCCCTTCTTGCCCACACTTGTGTGGCCCAGCCCTCACTGGCCCCTGATTCCAGCCTCACCCAGGATCGGGTAAGTGCTTGCTGAAAGGTGATTGGTACCAGTGGAGGCTGCAGCGCTGTGGGCAGGGCAAGGGGAATTCAGGGCCTCTGCTTGCTTGCTCCCCAGCTTCGACTTAGCTGTAACAGTTCTCTCTTCCTTTTGTAGCCCCTCGTACTGGCCGCATGGGGCTTAGCGCTGGAGATGGCGTGGGTGGAGCCGGCCCGGGCTGCCCACTGGCTGAAGAGGAGGCAGTGGCggaagcagaggagagagaaagctggGTTCCGTTCTGACACTGTTCCTGGGCCCCCTTCCTTGGTGCCCACGCTGGGCAGAGGGAGGCTGTGCAGTCAGCGAGGGTGTGTGCAGGTGAGGGGTGCTGGCCAGGCATGGCGGTCATGGGGTTGCTGGCTCAGGGTGGTGGTGCCATTGGGTGCCATTGGCCTGCAtctgggcagggagggggtgaCTGCTGTCTCTTCTCCTCTTAGGCCCCGGCTTTGGCCTTTACTCTGTGGAGCTGGCGGCCACCCGGCATGGAGGTGGCATCTAGTGGACATGGGCAGCTCTTTCCTAGTGGTGCCAGGAGACGTGGGCTGCGGGCTGCCCTTGGTCTCCAGCCCACACCCTCAGCCCCGAGGTTCCCCTCTGTTTCCCCAGGGAGCTTGGAGGCCAAACAGCCCATGTTGGGATCTCAGGGTGAAGGCAATAATGCCGGGTCTGTGTCCACTGGCCCACTGCTGCCTGAGGGACCAGGAAGCAATGTCAGCTCCAGGCTGGAGGTTCAGCTGCCCAAAGGGCAGAACAGTCCTGGGGGCTGTGCCTGTCTGGGTCAGGCTTCCCCGGCCCCTCGGGCGGCAGGGCCACCGAGGGCCGCCCGCGGCCCTACCCCGCGCACAGAGGAGGCCGCCTGGGCGGCCATGGCCCTGACTTTCCTGTTGGTGCTGCTCACGCTGGCCACGCTCTGCACTCGGCTGCACCGAAACTTCCGACGCGGGGAGAGCATCTACTGGGAGCCCACGGTGGACAGCCGGGACACCGTGGCTGGTGAGACATGGccctcctcacccccagccccgcccccagggCTCTTCCCGGCCCTTGACCGCTCCCCCTCCTGCCCTAGCTGTGCTGAAGCGGAGGCTGCTCATGCCCCCTCGCCGGGTCAAGCGCTCCCGCCGGAGACCCCTCCTCCCGCCCACGCCGGACAGCGGCCCGGACGGGGACAGCTCCGAGTGACCTGCACCAGCCCTGCCGCTGTGGCAGGTTTGGCTCCTCCCCCCGCCGGAGGCCGCAACCTCCGCCACGTGGCCCGCGCGCGGGGCCGCCCCCTGGCGGCCGGAGGGAGCAGTCACGCCCGAGCGCGGCAGATTGGCTGATCCTTAGTGTGTGGTTTGCTGGGAGGAATGGGgttgggcagagggagaagagagaaaggagcagtTTCAAACTTCCGTTGCAAAAACTCcgtttttattaaattattttagtagAGGCTGGAGTTGAGCTTGTGCATCTGCCACACAGACTGACTCACTCCCGCCGGGGACACTGTCCTAGGTCACGTAGGTCGTGTTTGAGGTAGGGAGGGGGTTATAGCATCAAGTCAGGCACCCTCTGCTTGCTGCCTCTTGCCAACCTGGCCTCAGATCCTGGGTTTAGTAACGTGGTAGACCCTTCCACCAACATGGGCGGCCAGGTGGCAGGACGCTGGTGGTAGTTACTGAAACGTTATTTGCAGGACCCCGCTAACAGAAGACAAGGGGCTTCCCTCCCCTTCAGTATGGGGGCTGCAGCAGTCACCGTTTTCACTGGCTTCATACTTTTGCCAAGTTGGTCTTTCTCCATTTCATGTCTGCACCTCCCTGATCCCTCCTCCCACAGTTCCCAAAGCATCAGAAAAGGGCACATggtcacttatttatttttgatacaaATGTACATGACACACGTCTTGACAGTCAGCCCACCCACCACCACACAGGTAGAGCCTGGCCCCTGGGACAGaagtggggcagggagaggagctGGTAGGAGCTGCCATCTGCCTCCCCAGGCTGCAGGGACCCAGACACCGCAGGCGCTGGCCTCTCGGAGGTCACAGGGAGGGGCTCTCAGCTTCGTCGGGGACCCCGGGGAGCCAGCCCCAGGCTCGGGTGCTCAGTTCTCAGCCCCAGCCGGCACTTTCCCCCTCCAtaagggaggggaagagagatggAGCAAAGTGGTTTTCCTTTAAGTTCATAGAGGGTATGAGTGGGGGGAGCAATGAGGGGAGGCAGAGGGCAGGACCCAGCTGGTTCCCTCCGGCAGCCCCTGGCCCCAGGATGGGGGGGGGTCAACGCCCAACCCTGGTCCCCTCACCCCTCACGAAACCCCAGATGGGCCAGGCCTCTGGAACGGCACTGCCGccccacacactcacacgcaGGCACACTCAGTTACCACAATGTTAAAATTAAGGagtggaagagaggagaggaaaaaaaaaaagattagacttTTCCAGTGTTTGCTGCTGGGGACCCCGGGAACACAGGTTGGGGCCTGTGCCCTAGCTGGGGCCGTTTGGCATTGGAGGAGAGAGCAGCAGGGGGCTGGTGGCTACAGGGTGGGGACATCCACAGGTATTATGTACAAGGGGGGATGCCCCCCCCGCTCAGCCCCCAGGAGGGCTGGACTGGCTCATGGGGGTGGGGTGCATCAGGGGAGCTGCCCCACTTGGAGTGTCCCCACCCAACCCTTGGCTGAGGGTGCCCCCGAGGGCATGGGGTTGGG
Coding sequences within it:
- the TP53I13 gene encoding tumor protein p53-inducible protein 13 precursor, producing the protein MAPPPPPPQLLLLAALAGLLGPREVVAEPAAEEAGARCPEGLWPLPPQVSPRVTYTRMRPQQSEDVSFLYHPCAHPWLKLQLALLAHTCVAQPSLAPDSSLTQDRPLVLAAWGLALEMAWVEPARAAHWLKRRQWRKQRREKAGFRSDTVPGPPSLVPTLGRGRLCSQRGCVQAPALAFTLWSWRPPGMEVASSGHGQLFPSGARRRGLRAALGLQPTPSAPRFPSVSPGSLEAKQPMLGSQGEGNNAGSVSTGPLLPEGPGSNVSSRLEVQLPKGQNSPGGCACLGQASPAPRAAGPPRAARGPTPRTEEAAWAAMALTFLLVLLTLATLCTRLHRNFRRGESIYWEPTVDSRDTVAAVLKRRLLMPPRRVKRSRRRPLLPPTPDSGPDGDSSE